From one Sulfurovum sp. UBA12169 genomic stretch:
- the gyrB gene encoding DNA topoisomerase (ATP-hydrolyzing) subunit B: MSDYGASNIKVLKGLEAVRKRPGMYIGDTSEKGLHHLVYEVVDNSIDEAMAGFCDTIKVTLTKAGSAIIEDNGRGIPVAEHPGEKISAATVVLTVLHAGGKFDKDTYKVSGGLHGVGVSVVNALSKELHLTIHREGNTYEQTFRKGIPQDPLVATGSSRKKGTKIEFWPDETIFTEGVVFQKSILMKRFKELCYLNPQIKIEFKDERDATQETFHFEGGLRQFVEDMNTKPPLSTAQFFQGKTDDIEIDIALMYCDSDTDKVLSFVNNIKTPDGGTHETGFRTGLTRSLSSYIANNANAKEKNTKITGDDCKEGLVAIVSVRVPEPQFEGQTKGKLGSSYVRPLVQKFFSENFNKYLEETPLEAKAIMAQVLLAARGRDAAKRAKDLVKRKDSMSIGTLPGKLADCQSKDPVISEIYLVEGDSAGGSAKQGRDRVFQAILPLKGKILNVEKARLDKILKSDEIKNMITALGCGIGDEFDGERLRYHKIIIMTDADVDGSHIQTLLMTFFFRFLRPVIERGYLYLAQPPLYRYKKGKNEIYLKDDKALNDYLIENGISAIESETMGIADLVDLFKLVAYYKMTLKEIEKRFALLEVLRYMIETPDIIGASNKELAQTIEKFITDLGYNILSKSITDDTIHLFVQTKDGLEELIVDEILFTNPHYNEAIHIHQKIQSHITDEFRDKDLLKLFAEVEASAKKGAYIQRYKGLGEMNPEQLWETTMTPENRRLLQVKINDVEEASDTFTLFMGDEVEPRRNYIESHAKDVKHLDV, translated from the coding sequence ATGAGTGATTACGGTGCCAGTAATATTAAAGTCCTGAAGGGACTTGAAGCAGTAAGAAAAAGACCAGGAATGTATATCGGTGATACTTCCGAAAAAGGACTTCATCACCTTGTCTATGAAGTAGTAGACAACTCAATTGACGAGGCAATGGCCGGCTTTTGCGATACAATCAAAGTCACACTCACTAAAGCCGGTTCGGCAATCATTGAAGACAATGGGCGCGGTATCCCTGTAGCCGAGCATCCTGGTGAAAAAATCTCTGCGGCGACCGTAGTGCTCACCGTACTTCATGCGGGAGGGAAATTTGACAAAGATACCTATAAGGTTTCAGGCGGTTTGCATGGAGTAGGTGTTTCTGTTGTCAATGCACTTTCCAAAGAGTTGCATCTTACCATCCACCGCGAAGGCAATACCTATGAACAAACATTCAGAAAAGGTATTCCCCAGGATCCTTTGGTTGCTACAGGAAGCAGTCGTAAAAAAGGAACCAAGATAGAATTCTGGCCTGATGAAACGATCTTTACCGAAGGTGTGGTTTTTCAAAAATCCATTTTGATGAAACGCTTTAAAGAACTTTGCTATCTCAACCCCCAAATCAAAATCGAATTTAAAGACGAAAGAGACGCAACACAAGAGACCTTCCATTTCGAAGGAGGATTACGCCAGTTTGTAGAAGACATGAACACCAAACCGCCTCTTTCTACCGCACAGTTCTTTCAAGGGAAGACCGATGATATTGAGATAGATATCGCTTTAATGTATTGCGATTCTGACACCGACAAAGTGCTCTCTTTCGTCAATAACATCAAAACTCCGGATGGCGGTACACATGAAACCGGCTTTAGAACCGGACTTACGCGATCGCTTTCAAGCTATATTGCCAATAATGCCAATGCAAAAGAGAAAAACACAAAGATTACCGGTGACGACTGCAAAGAAGGACTTGTTGCAATTGTTTCCGTACGTGTTCCTGAACCACAATTTGAAGGGCAAACCAAAGGGAAATTAGGCTCTAGCTATGTGCGTCCTTTGGTACAAAAATTCTTCTCAGAAAACTTCAACAAGTACCTCGAAGAGACTCCGCTTGAAGCCAAAGCGATTATGGCGCAGGTATTGCTTGCCGCCAGAGGAAGAGATGCGGCCAAAAGAGCGAAAGATTTGGTTAAACGCAAAGATTCCATGAGCATAGGAACGCTTCCGGGCAAACTTGCAGACTGCCAAAGCAAAGATCCTGTAATATCAGAGATCTATCTGGTGGAAGGGGATTCTGCAGGCGGTTCGGCAAAACAGGGAAGAGACAGGGTTTTCCAGGCAATTTTACCGCTTAAAGGTAAAATTCTCAATGTAGAAAAAGCACGATTGGATAAAATCCTTAAATCCGATGAGATCAAAAATATGATCACCGCTTTAGGTTGCGGTATAGGAGATGAGTTTGACGGGGAGAGGCTTCGCTACCATAAAATTATTATCATGACCGATGCCGATGTTGACGGCAGCCATATTCAAACGCTTTTGATGACTTTCTTTTTCAGATTTTTACGCCCGGTGATTGAAAGGGGATATTTATATCTTGCGCAGCCTCCTCTTTACCGTTACAAAAAAGGCAAAAATGAAATCTATCTTAAAGACGATAAGGCTCTCAACGATTATCTTATTGAAAACGGCATATCAGCCATAGAGAGCGAAACAATGGGGATAGCTGACCTTGTTGATCTCTTTAAGCTTGTTGCCTACTACAAAATGACCCTCAAAGAGATAGAAAAACGTTTTGCTTTACTTGAAGTGCTTCGCTATATGATAGAAACACCGGATATCATAGGCGCATCAAATAAAGAACTGGCACAAACCATAGAAAAATTTATTACCGATTTGGGATATAACATTCTAAGCAAAAGCATTACCGATGACACGATCCATCTTTTTGTGCAAACCAAAGACGGACTTGAAGAACTTATCGTAGACGAGATCCTCTTCACCAATCCTCATTACAATGAAGCTATTCATATCCATCAAAAGATACAGTCACACATTACCGATGAATTTAGAGACAAAGATCTGCTTAAACTGTTTGCTGAAGTAGAAGCCTCGGCAAAAAAAGGCGCCTATATTCAGCGCTACAAAGGTCTTGGAGAAATGAACCCAGAGCAGCTTTGGGAAACAACCATGACACCTGAGAACAGAAGATTGCTTCAAGTAAAAATAAATGACGTAGAAGAAGCCAGCGATACGTTTACTCTCTTTATGGGAGACGAAGTAGAACCTAGAAGAAATTACATCGAGAGCCATGCAAAAGATGTAAAACATCTGGATGTCTAA
- a CDS encoding EAL domain-containing protein, with amino-acid sequence MLLSELEERGRRFRLALRAAIPILLLVFLVFYAIFLKNKNIDLGPENQLLLAGIVFISVYFVYFLMEISAKETLVDQTTKGFNQKSFIKKLRHYKPKSLALLIVDNLETLNDHYGVEEIDLLLYTLIHQLNSDLAEQGLHNALIGRRYGAEFLIALNENHQNIQSIFNDIIEKNKTINDIELDYKFAVITNTDQGFEKIISQLKDIIQTQNNSAPEQKNDNIVKDAKEITAIETSVVDALQKEDISLTFRPLLHVKNNKVDIYEISVKLKTKNKISILPKVYLPIINRLGLGRQYDWLIVKRVFTLLPLLDESISLTFNLSPFSLRSKTFQEKFFSALDQANIRPSRLIIQLYERKAHHNLSGYLETLKYIRAKGIRICIDNFGASNASMEYIKHFKFDMVQFDRDYITNLNDETNYAMLRSLIKMSQELAILTVAKWVDKAEQKTSLKTLGIDYLQGFGIGEPLNEKDLIYKYN; translated from the coding sequence ATGCTGCTTTCAGAACTGGAAGAGCGGGGGCGGCGGTTTAGGCTTGCCCTTAGGGCTGCCATTCCTATCTTGCTTCTTGTTTTTTTGGTGTTTTATGCTATTTTTTTAAAAAACAAAAATATCGATCTTGGTCCAGAAAACCAGCTATTGCTTGCAGGTATTGTTTTTATCAGTGTGTATTTTGTCTATTTTCTTATGGAAATCAGCGCGAAAGAAACATTGGTAGATCAAACCACAAAAGGATTCAACCAAAAGAGTTTTATCAAAAAACTACGACATTACAAACCAAAATCTCTTGCACTTCTTATCGTAGACAACCTTGAAACACTCAATGATCACTATGGTGTAGAAGAAATCGATCTGTTGCTCTATACCCTTATACATCAGCTAAACTCAGATCTTGCGGAACAGGGGTTACACAATGCGCTTATAGGCAGACGCTATGGGGCAGAATTTTTAATTGCCCTAAATGAAAACCATCAAAACATCCAATCGATCTTCAATGACATTATTGAAAAAAATAAAACCATTAACGATATCGAATTGGATTATAAATTTGCAGTTATCACCAATACCGATCAAGGTTTTGAAAAAATCATTTCTCAACTTAAAGATATTATCCAAACACAAAACAATAGCGCCCCCGAACAAAAAAATGACAATATTGTAAAAGATGCGAAAGAGATTACAGCTATTGAAACTTCTGTTGTTGATGCTTTACAAAAAGAGGATATTTCACTTACGTTTAGGCCGCTGCTCCATGTTAAGAACAACAAGGTCGACATCTATGAAATATCAGTAAAATTAAAAACAAAAAACAAAATCAGTATTTTGCCTAAAGTATATCTTCCCATCATCAACCGGCTGGGTCTGGGAAGACAGTATGATTGGCTGATTGTCAAACGCGTTTTTACCCTTTTGCCTCTTTTGGACGAAAGCATCTCTCTAACGTTCAATCTTTCACCTTTTTCCCTCAGAAGCAAAACCTTTCAAGAAAAGTTTTTTTCTGCCCTGGATCAAGCCAATATTCGTCCTTCGCGCTTAATCATACAACTTTATGAACGAAAAGCTCATCATAATCTAAGCGGCTATCTTGAAACACTTAAGTACATTCGAGCCAAAGGAATACGTATCTGTATTGATAATTTTGGCGCATCCAACGCTTCGATGGAATATATAAAACATTTCAAGTTTGATATGGTACAGTTTGATCGTGACTATATCACAAACCTAAACGATGAAACCAATTATGCCATGCTGCGCTCACTGATAAAAATGAGCCAAGAACTTGCTATCCTTACAGTTGCTAAATGGGTAGATAAAGCAGAACAAAAAACATCGCTTAAAACACTTGGCATTGATTATTTGCAAGGTTTTGGAATAGGTGAACCCTTAAATGAAAAAGATTTAATTTACAAATACAACTAA
- a CDS encoding NADPH-dependent 7-cyano-7-deazaguanine reductase QueF has product MKYGEKEILDFDINDPEHYWPNEHEKNYTINIELPEFMAKCPRSGYPDFATLKLTYQPDKKVIELKALKLYINSFINKYISHENVANEIYDTLFSKLEPKSMKLVADFNPRGNVHTIIEIDSKAN; this is encoded by the coding sequence ATGAAATACGGAGAAAAAGAGATTCTGGATTTTGATATCAACGATCCAGAACATTACTGGCCCAATGAGCATGAAAAAAATTACACGATAAATATTGAACTTCCTGAATTTATGGCAAAATGCCCACGCTCAGGCTATCCGGATTTTGCTACACTTAAACTTACCTACCAGCCTGATAAAAAAGTGATCGAACTCAAAGCGCTTAAGCTCTATATCAATTCATTTATAAATAAATATATTTCCCATGAAAATGTAGCCAATGAGATATATGATACACTCTTTTCAAAATTAGAACCAAAATCCATGAAGCTTGTAGCAGACTTTAATCCAAGAGGCAACGTACACACTATCATAGAAATAGACAGTAAAGCGAACTGA